The sequence below is a genomic window from Salicibibacter cibarius.
GATTGGGATGACAACATTCCACAATAGATCTGCTTCTTCGGCCAGATAAATTGAAAATGCCATAAACGTGCCATCAAAAGGAACAAGCCAAATCCATACAACGAGATAAATTAATAAATAGAGGAAAAGGATAAAATACGCTCCGCTATAAAGATGGACTCTTTTTCGATAATATATCCCAATCTCTTCGAGTGCCGTGTACGTCGGTATAAAAGCAATAGCGGCCCAAAAAACAAGAAAACTGTAAAACGCGGGATCAGTAAACGTGAAAGAGAACACGTTCGTAAATAGCGATGCAAAGCAAATAGCAATCGTCATAATGACAGGTCCTTGCAGACCTTTCACCAGCATCCTGCTATAAAATAAACGCTTCTCCGGGATCGGGAGCCGCCTAGCATACGTATAGTAAGGACTCGACCATTTCGATGTCGACAACTCTTTCGATCTAAAGCCTTTGAGATGTACATTACCTAGCGTTAGGAAAGCAAATAAGAAAGAGATCTCAACAACCCCTTTGGCAACATTCCATCCAGAATCCATACTTGCCATTACATATATGAATCCAGCGTAAAGCACGCAGATCATCAATCCGAGAGCATGACCGCGCACATTCGTTTGTTTCCACTCAAACAGTGCTAACCGAAATATTTCTTTCACGTCTCTCACCCCCCATCCCTTTGTTTCCGTATCTTCTGCCGCCCTGAATATTCAACGACCCATAACGTGACGAATACAATGGCTCCGGCAATACCCAACATCACTGTCGGACGGGCAACTGCGTATTCAATCGTAAAACGCATAAATGTTCCGTTATAAGGAATGAGCCACACCCAAATGACAAGGTAGAAGACAAAGAACCCGATGATCCATGCCGCTGCTTTCAGGTTCATTTTCTTACCCTCTTTCATGCTGTATCCAATTTCATATATCGCGTTCATCGTGGAAATCAAGACAACAGCGATCCAAAAAGCAGTAAAACTTATAAATGCATAATCTCCAAATGAAAACGGAAATGGATCAGGGGCAAAGATCACTGCCAAAGACGCCATTGCAAACATGAGCACGGTTAGATACACGGCTTTAACGAGCAAACGACTGCGGAATAAAGCCACTTCCGAACGCGGTAATCGCTTCATATAACGATAAAAGGAGGTCGAAAGCATATCATCGTTCATCTTAGTCAGATTAAACGGCTCACCGCTAAACTGGGACGTGCCTAACCAGAGGATAATCGCTAAAATTAACCAAAAGTCCAATCCCTGAACTATTCCTTCATCTTCTCCCAATCCCGCGACAAAGGCTAAGAGAATGGCGTAACATATCAACACAAAAAGCGCGCTAACAACACCCCGAATACTCACGTTCTTCCATTCAAACCAGGCTAGGCGGAATACATCCCTTATCATCATGAACAACTCCTCAACTGTTCATCTGTTTATATCTACATATACAGTATAACATCCCCTGTCATTTTGCAACTGTTTTTTGTAAAAAAAACACACGCCCGCGCTTGGACGTGTGAATCATTTGCAGATTTCTTTTTACAGGATAAGCATACCGGCAATCGCGCCGTTCATTAAATTACCGAGAATCGCGGCAATCAACGCTCGCGGACCGTACTGGGCAATTTCCTGCCGGCGTTCCGGCACAAGTGCCCCTAAACCGCCGATCATAATCGCGATCGTACCGATGTTGGCAAACCCGCAGAGGGCAAAAGTTGCAATCGCGATCGTTCTCGGATCCGTAATCGCTCCGGCTTCCATGGCTTCAATGAGCGTGCCGAAACCGACAAATTCGTTGATAATCGTTTTCTCCGCAATCATCTGGCCGACGAGCGTCGCTTGTTCCCAAGGGACACCGATTAAAAATGCCAAAGGAGAAAAGACAAAGCCGAATATGGTGGCGATCGTCAAATCTTGACTGATGAGCCCCAACCCAATATCAAGCAATTCTACAAGCGATACGAAGGCAAGCACCATTGCACCAACGTTCAAAGCCAGCCGCAGCCCATCGGTCGTCCCTCTTGCCGCCGCATCAATGACATTTCTTGTGTCTTTATCTCTTTCGAGTTTAACATCATCCGTCGTCTTACTGTGTTCCGATTCGGGAATGACCATTTTAGCCATGACCAATCCGGCAGGTGCTGCCATAAAACTCGCGACGATCAAGTAATCCACCGGTGCTCCCATGGCGACCAGACCACCGAGAACGGAACCGGCAACGGTGCCCAATCCAACGGTCATAACCGTAAAGAATTCCGAGCGTGTCATTTGATTCAAATAAGGTTTAATCGTAAGCGGAGATTCCGTAATTCCAACGAAGATATTCGCAGTTGCGGCAATGGATTCCACTTTACTCGTCCCTAAGACTTTTGAAATGAGACCGCCCAGGATTTTAATCAACCAGGGCATAAACCCTATGTAAAACAGCACACCCATTAAAGCAGCGAAGAAAATGATAACAGACAAAACATGAATGAAAAACGTGTTGCCATTGTTGAGCGCCATTAAATCTTCCCCGAACAAAAAGTCAATCCCTGCATCTGCAGCGCCTAAAATGCCGGTTACAAATTGACTGAGCACAGCTAGCACTTCCTCGCCTACACCCCATCCGAGGAAAAGCAAACCGATGGCAATTTGAATCGCCAAGGCGCCTAAAACAGTCCTTACATTAATGTTCTTCCGGTCCACAGAAAGCAAGAAAGCGAGCCCCAACAATACAACAATTGCGATAAGCCCCCATGCAATGTTGCCCAATAACTCCATATCTCGCGCTCCTCCCGTAAAATTTTTTGATTCATTGAAAATAAGTGCTTGTATGAACAAGTAGGCTTAACGTTAGATTACCATGGTCATGGTGCCTACCACAATAAGCGCATCAACATTTCCGTCAGCGACCATTCTTACGGTTGCGGGCAAGTTCGATGATTTGCTTTTCTTCTTCCGTTTCCCCGAATACTGCAGGTACCTTTGCCGGCTTTCCTTGATCATCAATTGCTACCATCGTCACAAAAGAGGTAGTCGTTGTTTTCATGTCTCCGGTCGCCGGATTTTCTACACTTACATGCACATAAACGACCATCGATGTCCGTCCGGTTGATGCTACCCATGCTTCAACATTAACAAGATCTCCTGATTTTACGGCTGCATGGAAATCAACGCTATCCACCGAAGCCGTGACAACGATTTCACCTGAATGCCGCATAGCCGCGATTGCCGCTGCCTCGTCAATATAGGCGAGAACATTTCCGCCGAAAATTGTTTGCAGATGATTCGTATCCGATGGGCTTACCAGGTGCGATTGAAGTGTATGGGAACGGGATATTGGTTGCGTTTCTTTTCGTTTACTCATGACGAACACCTTCCTATATCATAATTACCTTATTAAACCTACATTTTTTGATGTGGTTCGTCAAATGTGATTGCGCTATCACAGCGGGCGAGGACATTTTGAGCACGATTCGCTTTGTTTTTGTCCCCACCTACCCCAAGTGTGGACACTTTACCCGCGATTCACCTTATTTTTGCCCCGGATCAATCATACGGTTAGTGACCCTTTCATCGTTCCCCTCTCTGCTGTTCGGGTGTTAATTGTATGATTAGTGACCCTTCGAGCGTGTTTTTACTGCTGTTCGGGTGCTAATTACGTAGTTAGTGACCCTTCTACCCAGTTTTCACTAATGTTCGGGTCCTAACCCGCAATTGTACGTCTCCGTTCGAGCAAAAACCACCGGCGCATATGCCTAGTGGTAATGTAAAACCCTTCGCCGGGTTTTGTAGCCCAATTTTCCCGGCTTTCATGTACTTGATGAGAAGCGGACACGGCCGGTATTTTTCACGGAGTGTTTCATATAAATAATTCATGTTACGCAGGTGGCTATCGATAATCAAATACAGCTATTAGAAAACTTGGCTTCCGCCAAGCTTTGATGGCGAAAGCCTTAGTTGCACTTATGCAGGTAATAAATTTGATTTATACTTTCTTACCTGCTAAAAAAAGCCAAGCCCATTCAGTTGAGCTTGACCTTTCGGGACATTCATGCTGTAGGCGTTAAGATTGCACTTCCAAAATAATTTTGCCTCTCGTTTTTCTGCCTTCCATGAGCTCATGCACACGCGCGGCCTCTTCAAGAGGAAACGTATGACCAATCTGCAGCTCTAGCTCTCCCTTTTGCAAATGGGTAAACAACGTTTCCAAACTAGCCTGCATTAACGCTTGCCTTCGCATGATTTGCGGCAAAAAGAAGCCGATAACGGATTGATTTTTTTCCATAAGCCGACCGGCATTAAGTTTGCTTTGTT
It includes:
- a CDS encoding acyl-CoA thioesterase, whose translation is MSKRKETQPISRSHTLQSHLVSPSDTNHLQTIFGGNVLAYIDEAAAIAAMRHSGEIVVTASVDSVDFHAAVKSGDLVNVEAWVASTGRTSMVVYVHVSVENPATGDMKTTTTSFVTMVAIDDQGKPAKVPAVFGETEEEKQIIELARNRKNGR
- a CDS encoding NupC/NupG family nucleoside CNT transporter, with translation MELLGNIAWGLIAIVVLLGLAFLLSVDRKNINVRTVLGALAIQIAIGLLFLGWGVGEEVLAVLSQFVTGILGAADAGIDFLFGEDLMALNNGNTFFIHVLSVIIFFAALMGVLFYIGFMPWLIKILGGLISKVLGTSKVESIAATANIFVGITESPLTIKPYLNQMTRSEFFTVMTVGLGTVAGSVLGGLVAMGAPVDYLIVASFMAAPAGLVMAKMVIPESEHSKTTDDVKLERDKDTRNVIDAAARGTTDGLRLALNVGAMVLAFVSLVELLDIGLGLISQDLTIATIFGFVFSPLAFLIGVPWEQATLVGQMIAEKTIINEFVGFGTLIEAMEAGAITDPRTIAIATFALCGFANIGTIAIMIGGLGALVPERRQEIAQYGPRALIAAILGNLMNGAIAGMLIL